One genomic region from Streptomyces venezuelae encodes:
- a CDS encoding cytochrome d ubiquinol oxidase subunit II: METLAIVLLAFFAAGWFVLAGADIGTGMLTPWFGRGDHERRLVLTSFAPFFLGNEVWLVATAGVLVGCFPALEGELLSGQAPVLVALLTGWIVRDVGLWSRGRGPGPRWRAGCDTAVTCGSWTVALSWGWLLAALLTGRPYAPATGVTAVLTALAVAALFAAHGLGFAALRLAGLPYERARRLVGRAGRPWQPFALTGVLLGGLPLAAGTALPLAEKTASPATLSLLVPALLVVTPLLVAVQAWTWHAFRHRVTRPSYL; this comes from the coding sequence GTGGAGACCCTGGCCATCGTCCTGCTCGCCTTCTTCGCCGCGGGCTGGTTCGTGCTCGCCGGAGCGGACATCGGCACCGGCATGCTCACCCCGTGGTTCGGCCGCGGGGACCACGAGCGGCGCCTCGTCCTCACCTCCTTCGCGCCCTTCTTCCTCGGCAACGAGGTCTGGCTGGTCGCCACCGCGGGAGTGCTCGTCGGCTGCTTCCCCGCCCTCGAAGGAGAGCTCCTGAGCGGCCAGGCCCCGGTGCTCGTCGCCCTTCTGACCGGCTGGATCGTCCGCGACGTGGGGCTCTGGTCGCGCGGCCGGGGCCCGGGGCCGCGCTGGCGCGCCGGCTGCGACACCGCCGTGACGTGCGGGAGCTGGACGGTCGCCCTCTCCTGGGGCTGGCTGCTCGCGGCCCTGCTCACCGGACGGCCCTACGCACCGGCGACCGGCGTGACGGCCGTGCTCACCGCCCTGGCCGTGGCCGCCCTGTTCGCCGCGCACGGGCTGGGGTTCGCCGCGCTCCGGCTCGCGGGACTCCCGTACGAGCGGGCCCGCCGGCTCGTCGGACGCGCCGGACGTCCGTGGCAGCCCTTCGCCCTGACCGGCGTCCTCCTCGGCGGGCTGCCGCTCGCGGCGGGCACGGCCCTCCCGCTGGCCGAGAAGACGGCCTCCCCCGCCACACTGAGCCTGCTCGTCCCGGCCCTTCTCGTCGTCACCCCGCTCCTCGTGGCGGTCCAGGCCTGGACCTGGCACGCCTTCCGGCACCGGGTCACCCGCCCGTCGTACCTCTGA
- a CDS encoding AzlC family ABC transporter permease, producing MAEQTAPPVIRDDGATRAKPDAAVVRDALGVGVAVGLSGFAFGVTSAGAGLTLAQTCVLSLLVFTGASQFALVGALAAGGNPFTAAAGAFFLGTRNAFYGLRLSQLLALPKAVRPFAAHWVIDETTAVALAQPSRRAARLGFTLTGLTLYVLWNLTTFLGGLGAEAIGDTAAWGLDAAGPAVFLALLAPMLKSSTERATAGIAVLLGLGLLPVLPAGVPVLAAAFAAPLVLWFQGRRMSTDAREVDPREEGTREEGTR from the coding sequence GTGGCAGAACAGACAGCACCTCCCGTCATACGGGACGACGGCGCGACACGGGCGAAGCCCGACGCGGCCGTCGTCCGCGACGCCCTCGGCGTCGGCGTCGCCGTCGGACTCTCCGGCTTCGCCTTCGGCGTGACCTCGGCCGGCGCCGGCCTCACCCTCGCGCAGACCTGCGTGCTCAGCCTCCTCGTCTTCACGGGCGCCTCCCAGTTCGCCCTCGTCGGCGCGCTGGCCGCGGGCGGCAACCCCTTCACGGCCGCCGCCGGTGCCTTCTTCCTGGGCACGCGCAACGCCTTCTACGGGTTGCGGCTCTCCCAGCTGCTCGCCCTCCCGAAGGCCGTCAGGCCGTTCGCCGCGCACTGGGTGATCGACGAGACGACGGCGGTCGCGCTCGCCCAGCCGTCCCGGCGGGCCGCCCGGCTCGGCTTCACCCTCACCGGTCTCACGCTGTACGTCCTGTGGAACCTGACCACGTTCCTCGGCGGCCTCGGCGCCGAGGCGATCGGCGACACCGCCGCCTGGGGCCTGGACGCCGCCGGGCCCGCCGTCTTCCTGGCTCTGCTCGCCCCGATGCTGAAGTCGTCAACCGAGCGTGCCACCGCCGGGATCGCCGTCCTGCTCGGCCTCGGGCTGCTGCCCGTGCTGCCGGCCGGGGTCCCGGTCCTCGCGGCGGCCTTCGCCGCGCCCTTGGTGCTGTGGTTCCAGGGCCGCCGCATGAGCACGGACGCCCGAGAAGTGGATCCACGAGAAGAGGGCACACGAGAAGAGGGCACACGATGA
- a CDS encoding cytochrome ubiquinol oxidase subunit I, producing the protein MNQDVLDLARLQFALTAGGHFLFVALTLGLVTVVAALQTRATISGKPQDARMVRFWGQLYVINYVVGIVTGLVMEFQFGMAWSGLTHEAGNILGASLAVETIVAFFVESTFLGLWIFGWHRLNRWAHLAAIWIVALTAYLSAYWILVSNGFLNHPVGYSSENGELVLDDPVAVLTNPSALLAFGHVLAGALLTAGFFMAGVSAYHLFRRSPEWELFGRSLRIGVFVSAPALMAAAVFGGIQFATLTTFQPMKSAVFSGKTAEIARLQAELSARFGPGDYVPSEAWTRGGGLAMLISFALMMYLCFAGVILACFKKVVFRFRLWHLVLMAAVPLPYLAMISGWVFRESGRQPWVVYGLLKTEDAVSDLSPGTMRLSLTVFTTVFALLAVLNAWLLARHARRGPVESGLGHDERPERDGPGPGHDDPGPDGADGRECEGPPSSDPSDALPAPRY; encoded by the coding sequence GTGAATCAGGACGTACTCGATCTCGCACGGCTGCAGTTCGCGCTCACCGCCGGCGGCCACTTCCTCTTCGTCGCCCTCACCCTGGGTCTGGTCACCGTGGTGGCCGCGCTCCAGACACGGGCCACGATCAGTGGCAAGCCGCAGGACGCACGGATGGTGCGCTTCTGGGGCCAGCTGTACGTGATCAACTACGTGGTCGGGATCGTCACCGGGCTGGTGATGGAGTTCCAGTTCGGCATGGCCTGGAGCGGGCTCACCCATGAGGCGGGCAACATCCTCGGCGCCTCCCTCGCCGTGGAGACCATCGTGGCCTTCTTCGTCGAGTCGACCTTCCTCGGTCTGTGGATCTTCGGCTGGCACCGGCTCAACCGCTGGGCCCACCTGGCCGCCATCTGGATCGTCGCCCTCACCGCCTACCTCTCGGCGTACTGGATCCTCGTCTCCAACGGCTTCCTGAACCACCCCGTGGGGTACTCCTCCGAGAACGGCGAGCTCGTCCTCGACGACCCGGTCGCCGTCCTGACGAACCCCTCCGCCCTCCTCGCCTTCGGGCACGTCCTCGCGGGGGCGCTGCTCACCGCCGGGTTCTTCATGGCCGGGGTGAGCGCGTACCACCTCTTCCGCCGCAGCCCCGAGTGGGAGCTCTTCGGGCGCAGCCTGCGGATCGGGGTCTTCGTCTCCGCCCCCGCGCTGATGGCCGCCGCGGTCTTCGGCGGGATCCAGTTCGCCACCCTCACCACCTTCCAGCCGATGAAGTCGGCCGTCTTCAGCGGAAAGACGGCGGAGATCGCCCGGCTTCAGGCGGAGCTTTCGGCCCGCTTCGGGCCCGGCGACTACGTGCCCTCGGAGGCGTGGACTCGGGGCGGCGGCCTCGCGATGCTGATCAGCTTCGCCCTGATGATGTACCTGTGCTTCGCCGGAGTGATCCTGGCCTGCTTCAAGAAGGTCGTCTTCCGGTTCCGGCTCTGGCACCTCGTCCTGATGGCCGCTGTGCCTCTGCCGTACCTCGCGATGATCAGCGGGTGGGTCTTCCGGGAGTCGGGCCGGCAGCCCTGGGTCGTCTACGGGCTGCTGAAGACGGAGGACGCCGTCTCGGACCTCTCCCCCGGCACCATGCGGCTCTCCCTCACCGTCTTCACCACGGTCTTCGCCCTGCTCGCCGTCCTCAACGCCTGGCTCCTCGCCCGGCACGCGCGCCGCGGCCCCGTGGAGTCCGGGCTCGGCCACGACGAGCGGCCGGAGCGCGACGGTCCGGGACCGGGACACGACGATCCCGGACCGGACGGCGCCGACGGGCGTGAGTGCGAGGGCCCGCCCTCCTCCGACCCCTCGGACGCACTGCCCGCCCCGCGCTACTGA
- a CDS encoding AI-2E family transporter has protein sequence MPRWLPRAIVLALALYACFLLGNWAFHQLVGLLVNILLAFFLALAIEPAVGRMAARGMRRGLATFLVFIGVLVFSVGFVVLLGSMLAGQIVDMVENFPKYLDSLINWINESFHTDLSRVEVQDNILSSDWLQKYVQNSASGVLDVSATVLGGLFRLLTIFLFAFYFAADGPRLRRALCSVLPPARQTEVLRAWEIAVDKTGGYLYSRGLMALISGAAHFVLFEILDVPYAPALAVWVGLVSQFIPTIGTYLAGALPMLIAFTVNPWYALWVLCFVVVYQQFENYVLQPKLTSKTVDIHPAVAFGSVIAGTALLGVVGALIAIPVVATLQAFLGAYVKRYDVTDDPRVHGHRRYGEAVVARLQKALQHKKEAPSEES, from the coding sequence ATGCCCCGCTGGCTGCCCCGTGCGATCGTCCTGGCCCTCGCGCTCTACGCCTGCTTCCTGCTGGGCAACTGGGCCTTCCACCAGCTCGTCGGCCTGCTCGTCAACATCCTGCTCGCGTTCTTCCTCGCCCTCGCCATCGAGCCGGCGGTCGGGCGCATGGCGGCGCGAGGGATGCGCCGGGGTCTCGCCACCTTCCTCGTCTTCATCGGCGTCCTCGTCTTCAGCGTCGGCTTCGTCGTCCTCCTCGGCTCGATGCTCGCCGGGCAGATCGTGGACATGGTCGAGAACTTCCCCAAGTACCTCGACTCGCTGATCAACTGGATCAACGAGAGCTTCCACACGGACCTTTCCAGGGTCGAGGTCCAGGACAACATCCTGAGCTCCGACTGGCTGCAGAAGTACGTGCAGAACAGCGCGTCCGGTGTGCTCGACGTCTCGGCCACCGTCCTGGGCGGCCTGTTCCGGCTCCTGACGATCTTCCTCTTCGCGTTCTACTTCGCGGCCGACGGGCCCCGGTTGCGGCGTGCGCTCTGCTCCGTACTGCCGCCTGCCCGCCAGACCGAGGTGCTGCGGGCCTGGGAGATCGCGGTCGACAAGACCGGCGGCTACCTCTACTCGCGCGGCCTGATGGCGCTCATCTCCGGCGCCGCCCACTTCGTCCTCTTCGAGATCCTGGACGTGCCGTACGCGCCGGCGCTCGCGGTCTGGGTCGGCCTGGTGTCGCAGTTCATCCCGACCATCGGCACCTACCTGGCCGGCGCTCTGCCGATGCTCATCGCCTTCACCGTCAACCCCTGGTACGCGCTCTGGGTGCTCTGCTTCGTCGTGGTCTACCAGCAGTTCGAGAACTACGTGCTCCAGCCGAAGCTCACCTCCAAGACGGTGGACATCCACCCGGCGGTGGCCTTCGGCTCGGTCATCGCGGGGACGGCGCTGCTGGGTGTCGTCGGCGCGCTGATCGCGATTCCGGTCGTGGCCACCTTGCAGGCCTTCCTCGGTGCCTATGTGAAGAGGTACGACGTGACGGACGACCCGCGCGTCCACGGCCACCGGAGGTACGGCGAGGCGGTGGTGGCCCGGCTGCAGAAGGCCCTCCAGCACAAGAAGGAGGCCCCGTCGGAGGAGTCCTGA
- a CDS encoding SGNH/GDSL hydrolase family protein, which produces MSDGTFLRYVALGDSQTEGVGDGDDTAGLRGWADRLAELLARDEPDMLYANLAVRGRLAGQVRAEQMAPALALRPDLATVVAGVNDLLRPGFDAEATAGHLEAMFAALTGQGARVATLTFPDVGRLIPVARPLGARVRHLNELIREAARRHGVTVAEAAQHPVVTDPRMWSVDRLHASPLGHERIAAAVAHALDLPGSDDSWSRPLPPPPHPPLTGLRAMGAEVRWAGAFLGPWLGRRLRGRSSGDGRRAKRPELSPVTAVPGGSLPVEEGRR; this is translated from the coding sequence ATGTCGGACGGCACGTTTCTGCGGTACGTCGCCCTGGGGGACAGCCAGACCGAAGGGGTCGGCGACGGCGACGACACCGCAGGCCTGCGCGGCTGGGCCGACCGGCTCGCCGAGCTGCTCGCCCGTGACGAACCGGACATGCTGTACGCCAACCTGGCCGTACGCGGCCGGCTCGCCGGCCAGGTGCGCGCCGAGCAGATGGCCCCGGCGCTCGCGCTGCGGCCCGACCTGGCCACGGTCGTCGCGGGGGTGAACGACCTGCTGCGGCCCGGCTTCGACGCGGAGGCGACGGCCGGGCATCTGGAGGCGATGTTCGCGGCTCTGACCGGCCAGGGCGCCCGGGTCGCGACCCTCACCTTCCCCGATGTCGGCCGGCTGATCCCGGTGGCCCGCCCGCTCGGGGCCCGGGTGCGGCACCTCAACGAGCTCATCCGGGAGGCCGCGCGCCGGCACGGCGTCACGGTCGCCGAGGCCGCGCAGCACCCGGTCGTCACCGACCCCCGGATGTGGAGCGTCGACCGGCTGCACGCCAGTCCGCTCGGCCACGAGCGGATCGCCGCCGCGGTCGCCCACGCCCTCGACCTGCCCGGCAGCGACGACTCCTGGTCCCGGCCGCTGCCCCCGCCGCCGCACCCTCCGCTCACGGGCCTGCGTGCGATGGGAGCCGAAGTGCGCTGGGCCGGGGCCTTCCTCGGCCCCTGGCTGGGCCGCCGCCTCCGCGGCCGCTCGTCGGGCGACGGCCGCCGGGCCAAGCGCCCGGAGCTGTCGCCGGTGACGGCGGTCCCCGGCGGGTCGCTGCCGGTGGAGGAAGGCCGCCGGTAG
- a CDS encoding response regulator: MIRVVLADDQTLVRAGFRSILSDEDDIEVVGEAGDGEQAVALARELLPDVVLMDIRMPVLDGLEATRRITADERLEGVRVVVLTTFDADDHVYGALRAGASGFLVKDTEPMELLHAVRVVARGDALIAPAVTRRLIAEFAERAGGAGRQPDPSPRLNALTEREREVLGLVGAGLSNDEIAGRLVLSPATAKTHVSRIMTKLAVRDRAQLVVLAYESGMITPGWLA, encoded by the coding sequence ATGATCCGTGTCGTGCTCGCCGACGACCAGACCCTGGTCCGGGCCGGCTTCCGGTCGATCCTGTCCGACGAGGACGACATCGAGGTCGTCGGCGAGGCCGGGGACGGCGAACAGGCCGTCGCCCTCGCCCGCGAACTCCTCCCGGACGTGGTCCTGATGGACATCCGCATGCCCGTGCTCGACGGCCTCGAGGCCACCCGGCGCATCACCGCCGACGAGCGGCTCGAAGGCGTCCGGGTGGTCGTCCTCACGACGTTCGACGCCGACGACCATGTGTACGGGGCGCTGCGCGCGGGCGCGTCGGGCTTCCTGGTCAAGGACACCGAGCCGATGGAACTCCTGCACGCCGTACGGGTGGTGGCGCGCGGCGACGCCCTGATCGCCCCCGCCGTGACCCGCCGCCTCATCGCCGAGTTCGCCGAGCGCGCCGGCGGCGCCGGACGGCAGCCGGACCCGAGCCCCCGGCTGAACGCCCTCACCGAGCGGGAGCGCGAGGTCCTCGGCCTGGTGGGCGCGGGACTCTCCAACGACGAGATCGCCGGCCGGCTCGTCCTCTCCCCCGCCACCGCCAAGACCCACGTCAGCCGCATCATGACCAAGCTGGCCGTCCGTGACCGCGCGCAGCTGGTCGTCCTGGCCTACGAGTCGGGGATGATCACCCCCGGCTGGCTGGCCTGA
- a CDS encoding sensor histidine kinase, with amino-acid sequence MPLALQDRPGGRLPPRTADALVACAVLVVVAIWTLVSARYSSESALRSALGWVLILTGCGALCFRRRQPVAVAVVTLLACVVYYPLSAQDGPLMIAFALALYTTAAEGRFAAAVALAAVTLLAVGLGEIRQQPGHRQIDDTSLVMLAGWLISLVAVGRAQRTRLAYLHEVEQRALAAEREQEARARQSATEERLRIARELHDILGHSVSLINVQSGAALHRLSKNPAPEAGLVTAAEALEAVKSTSKDALRELRATLGVLRRADEATPTSPASGLALLGELAERARSAGLDVVTSVTGTPVPLPPPVDLAAYRIVQESLTNVTRHSGARTVRITLDWDDRSDPAAARTHAGARVLRLRIADDGGGAPEGGHTGSGVRGMAERARALGGELTTGNEDGGFVVDARLPLATPAATHTAPEAIETPETPPTTPAPEEDPR; translated from the coding sequence ATGCCCCTCGCCCTCCAGGACCGCCCCGGCGGCCGTCTGCCACCACGGACCGCCGACGCGCTCGTGGCATGCGCCGTCCTGGTCGTCGTGGCGATCTGGACCCTCGTCTCCGCGCGGTACTCGAGCGAATCGGCGCTCCGCTCGGCGCTCGGCTGGGTGCTCATCCTGACCGGCTGCGGAGCCCTCTGCTTCCGGCGACGGCAGCCCGTCGCCGTCGCCGTCGTCACGCTGCTCGCCTGCGTCGTCTACTACCCGCTGTCCGCCCAGGACGGCCCTCTGATGATCGCCTTCGCGCTCGCGCTCTACACCACCGCCGCCGAGGGCCGGTTCGCCGCCGCCGTAGCGCTCGCCGCCGTCACCCTGCTCGCGGTCGGCCTCGGCGAGATCCGGCAGCAGCCCGGGCACCGGCAGATCGACGACACCTCGCTCGTCATGCTGGCCGGCTGGCTGATCAGCCTCGTCGCCGTGGGCCGCGCCCAGCGCACCCGGCTCGCGTATCTGCACGAGGTCGAGCAGCGCGCGCTCGCCGCCGAGCGGGAGCAGGAGGCCCGGGCCAGGCAGAGCGCGACCGAGGAGCGGCTGCGGATCGCCCGGGAGCTGCACGACATCCTTGGCCACAGCGTCTCGCTGATCAACGTCCAGTCCGGCGCCGCGCTGCACCGGCTGAGCAAGAATCCGGCCCCCGAGGCCGGGCTCGTCACCGCCGCCGAGGCCCTTGAGGCGGTGAAATCCACCAGCAAGGACGCGCTGCGCGAACTGCGGGCCACGCTCGGCGTGCTGCGCCGGGCCGACGAGGCGACGCCGACCTCCCCGGCCTCCGGCCTCGCCCTCCTCGGCGAGCTCGCGGAGCGGGCCCGGAGCGCGGGACTCGACGTCGTCACGAGTGTCACGGGCACTCCCGTACCGCTGCCGCCGCCGGTCGACCTCGCCGCGTACCGGATCGTGCAGGAGTCCCTGACGAACGTGACCCGGCACTCGGGAGCTCGTACGGTGCGGATCACCCTCGACTGGGACGATCGCTCCGACCCGGCGGCCGCGCGTACGCACGCGGGCGCGCGCGTGCTGCGGCTGCGCATCGCCGACGACGGCGGGGGCGCGCCCGAGGGCGGCCACACGGGCAGCGGCGTCCGGGGCATGGCGGAACGGGCGCGCGCGCTCGGCGGCGAGCTCACCACCGGGAACGAGGACGGCGGCTTCGTCGTCGACGCCCGCCTCCCGCTCGCCACACCTGCCGCGACACACACGGCACCAGAGGCAATAGAGACACCAGAGACACCACCCACAACTCCCGCCCCCGAAGAGGACCCCCGATGA
- a CDS encoding class I SAM-dependent methyltransferase → MAGDERELAEAQRAHWQSTYSTHPGMYGEKPSAPAVHAASLFRSAGARELLELGAGHGRDALHFADEGFTVKATDFSATGLEQLRGAALARGTAERVTTAVHDVRDPLPLPDASVDAVFAHMLLCMALSTEEIRALVAEVARVLRPGGTFVYTVRHTGDAHYGTGIAHGDDIHEHGGFAVHFFPRELVDTLAEGWTLDEVHPFEEGDLPRRLWRVTQTLPR, encoded by the coding sequence ATGGCGGGCGACGAGCGGGAACTGGCCGAGGCCCAGCGGGCGCACTGGCAGAGCACGTACTCCACCCATCCCGGCATGTACGGCGAGAAGCCGTCCGCGCCCGCGGTCCACGCCGCCTCCCTCTTCCGTTCCGCCGGCGCCCGGGAACTGCTCGAACTCGGCGCCGGACACGGCCGTGACGCCCTGCACTTCGCCGACGAGGGCTTCACCGTGAAGGCCACCGACTTCTCCGCGACCGGCCTGGAGCAGCTGCGCGGCGCCGCGCTCGCCCGGGGGACGGCGGAGCGGGTCACCACGGCCGTCCACGACGTCCGCGACCCCTTGCCGCTGCCGGACGCGTCGGTCGACGCCGTGTTCGCCCACATGCTGCTGTGCATGGCCCTGTCCACCGAGGAGATCCGGGCTCTCGTCGCCGAGGTCGCCCGGGTCCTGCGGCCCGGCGGCACCTTCGTGTACACCGTCCGCCACACCGGCGACGCCCACTACGGCACCGGAATCGCCCACGGCGACGACATCCACGAGCACGGCGGCTTCGCCGTGCACTTCTTCCCCCGCGAGCTGGTCGACACCCTCGCCGAGGGCTGGACCCTGGACGAGGTCCACCCCTTCGAGGAGGGCGACCTGCCCCGCCGCCTGTGGCGCGTCACGCAGACCCTGCCCCGCTGA
- a CDS encoding AraC family transcriptional regulator — MASGERARYWQYSELPGVDLLHAHYIHKAFARHTHESFVFAAITEGVEAFHYRDELVHAGPGQIALVNPDTPHTGHAGVPEGWTYRTIYPDAGLVRSIAADTLALRGSVGFTSPVVDDPYAARLVVGVHRAAEEGNALAADSLLRLVTARMLRSHGGLVTPLPARSAGARNAARARAVLEERMADPPTLERLATDLGTSPFALLRAFREAYGMPPHTWLTDARVRRARRLLDAGTPPADAAVAVGFTDQPHLNRHFTRSVGVPPGAYQRARSV, encoded by the coding sequence ATGGCGAGCGGGGAGCGGGCACGGTACTGGCAGTACTCCGAGCTGCCCGGGGTCGACCTGCTGCACGCCCACTACATCCACAAGGCCTTCGCCCGGCACACCCACGAGAGCTTCGTCTTCGCCGCGATCACCGAGGGCGTCGAGGCCTTCCACTACCGCGACGAACTGGTCCACGCCGGGCCCGGACAGATCGCCCTGGTCAACCCCGACACCCCGCACACCGGGCACGCGGGCGTGCCCGAGGGCTGGACCTACCGCACGATCTACCCGGACGCCGGGCTGGTCCGGTCGATCGCCGCCGACACCCTGGCACTGCGCGGCTCGGTCGGCTTCACCTCTCCCGTCGTCGACGACCCGTACGCCGCACGGCTCGTCGTGGGTGTCCACCGGGCCGCGGAGGAAGGCAACGCGCTCGCCGCGGACAGCCTGCTCCGGCTCGTCACGGCGCGGATGCTGCGCAGCCACGGCGGGCTGGTCACCCCGCTCCCGGCCCGTTCCGCCGGCGCGCGGAACGCGGCACGCGCGCGTGCTGTCCTGGAGGAGCGGATGGCCGACCCGCCGACCCTGGAACGGCTCGCCACCGACCTCGGCACCAGCCCCTTCGCCCTCCTGCGGGCCTTCCGCGAGGCGTACGGGATGCCGCCGCACACCTGGCTCACCGACGCGCGCGTGCGGCGGGCCAGGCGACTGCTCGACGCGGGGACGCCGCCGGCGGACGCGGCCGTCGCCGTCGGCTTCACCGACCAGCCACACCTCAACCGGCACTTCACACGGAGCGTCGGGGTGCCGCCGGGGGCCTACCAGCGGGCACGGAGCGTTTGA
- a CDS encoding AzlD domain-containing protein: MNVWIAIGLTTVGCYLVKLLGLLVPAGALERPLVQRLAALLPVALLAALTAQQTFSTGGSLVLDARAAGLAAAALALVLRAPFLAVVGVAVVVTAGVRALGW, translated from the coding sequence ATGAACGTGTGGATCGCGATCGGCCTGACCACCGTCGGGTGCTACCTGGTCAAGCTCCTCGGCCTTCTCGTCCCCGCGGGCGCGCTGGAACGACCGCTCGTCCAACGGCTCGCGGCGCTGCTTCCCGTCGCCCTGCTGGCAGCGCTCACCGCGCAGCAGACGTTCAGCACGGGTGGCTCCCTCGTCCTGGACGCCCGGGCCGCCGGCCTCGCGGCCGCCGCCCTCGCGCTCGTCCTGCGCGCTCCGTTCCTGGCTGTCGTGGGTGTGGCCGTCGTCGTCACGGCGGGGGTACGCGCACTGGGCTGGTGA
- a CDS encoding DUF3046 domain-containing protein, whose amino-acid sequence MRLTIFWERMADHFGASYADSFARDHVMAELGGRTVRDALDAGWEAKDVWRAVCAAVDVPADKR is encoded by the coding sequence ATGCGGTTGACGATTTTCTGGGAGCGGATGGCGGACCACTTCGGTGCGTCCTACGCGGATTCCTTCGCACGTGACCATGTGATGGCGGAGCTCGGCGGGCGGACGGTGCGGGACGCCCTGGACGCGGGCTGGGAGGCCAAGGACGTGTGGCGGGCCGTCTGCGCCGCCGTCGACGTCCCGGCCGACAAGCGGTGA